A genomic segment from Tuwongella immobilis encodes:
- a CDS encoding TIGR03364 family FAD-dependent oxidoreductase, with product MSSTQRADVAIIGAGIVGLAHAWIAAEQGKSVVVLERSPQAQGASIRNFGMIWPIGQMPGEAYHRAMRSRARWLRAIRDGNLWHDPCGSLHLAYADDEWAVMEEFVSRYRDDGLDVRLMSPTEIQQKYPAVQRHQLRGGLFSGTEICVDPRQAIAELPRMLREKHRVNIQYGVAVTDITMPHITTATGAVWEVERAVVCTGADFESLYPALFAQSGIRRCKLQMLRTRPQRQFRIGTMLAGGLTLLHYAAFRDCATLPTLKNRMHAQYADYLRYGIHVMASQNGLDEVVIGDSHEYDDDIQPWDKPEIDEMVLSYLRRMVELPDWTISGRWHGIYAKHPNQIIVQAQPHPRVDVVNALGGAGMTLSFGFAEEFWKSRL from the coding sequence GTGAGTAGCACACAGCGGGCAGATGTTGCCATCATTGGGGCTGGAATCGTCGGCTTAGCGCATGCCTGGATCGCCGCCGAACAGGGGAAATCCGTTGTCGTGCTGGAACGCAGTCCGCAAGCGCAAGGGGCTTCGATCCGGAATTTCGGCATGATTTGGCCCATTGGTCAGATGCCTGGCGAAGCGTACCATCGTGCCATGCGGAGCCGCGCGCGGTGGCTCCGAGCGATTCGCGATGGCAACCTGTGGCACGATCCATGCGGCTCGCTGCACTTGGCCTACGCCGATGATGAATGGGCGGTGATGGAAGAATTTGTCAGCCGGTATCGTGACGATGGGCTGGATGTGCGGCTGATGAGTCCGACGGAAATCCAGCAAAAATACCCGGCAGTGCAACGTCACCAGCTTCGCGGCGGCCTGTTTTCGGGTACGGAAATCTGCGTTGATCCGCGCCAGGCCATCGCCGAATTACCGCGCATGCTCCGCGAGAAACATCGCGTGAACATTCAATACGGCGTCGCAGTAACCGACATCACCATGCCGCACATTACCACAGCGACAGGCGCAGTTTGGGAAGTCGAGCGTGCGGTTGTCTGCACGGGAGCCGATTTCGAGTCGTTGTATCCCGCGCTTTTCGCGCAATCCGGGATTCGTCGCTGCAAGCTGCAAATGCTTCGCACTCGACCGCAGCGACAATTTCGCATCGGCACCATGCTCGCCGGCGGCTTAACGCTGTTGCACTATGCAGCGTTCCGCGACTGTGCCACACTGCCGACGCTCAAGAACCGCATGCACGCACAATATGCCGACTATCTGCGCTATGGTATTCATGTCATGGCGTCGCAGAATGGTTTGGATGAAGTCGTAATTGGCGATTCGCACGAATATGATGACGATATTCAACCGTGGGATAAGCCCGAGATTGATGAGATGGTGCTGAGCTATCTGCGTCGCATGGTGGAACTGCCAGATTGGACCATTTCCGGACGTTGGCACGGGATTTACGCCAAGCATCCGAATCAGATCATTGTGCAGGCGCAACCCCATCCCCGCGTGGATGTTGTGAATGCGCTCGGTGGAGCGGGCATGACACTGTCGTTTGGGTTTGCGGAGGAATTTTGGAAGTCTCGATTGTGA
- a CDS encoding LamG-like jellyroll fold domain-containing protein has product MTHTWPRRLLGMAICGLILGGAVMLQRLQSETIANSGAPIAHWTFNSAQLTNQQFAPKVGRLPMAASSRPTLTPEPHAAMLFQSPNDRLTVIDKLDISADWLPKQNITLSAVVRVDRLQEWGGIIGCLQDNGDAEKGVLLGIKDQAFTFALASKGADDGDGKMTYLTSKTPVPLGKWVHLVGTYDGKQMALYVNGALDASSVEQNGPILWDAAPWVIGRYQDRDEDYPFTGAIHEAAVYDSTLPATAIADQAKAFASWFGLPAAVPTKTVGAFLIPPYLQYPTQDRITVMWETPTPTTGKVKFGLSANNMDREVASAEPKTIHEVTLTGLKPSTRYIYQVSGNSDGGAFESEILTFSTAVKPDEAFSFGVIGDTQRNPVITEKITKLMFRRRPNFVIHCGDVVDDGPSKKQWVYDLFQPGNTLFSRVAVFPTIGNHEKNHPFYYQYFSLPNPEYFYTFQYGNAEFFVIDSNKSLAPTAEQYRLLEQALAKSRATWKFAYHHHPLYSSDSDDYGNSFRGPNEWGAKNPRFLEPLYEKYNMDIVFNGHIHVYERSYPIRGGRVDRQKGIIHVTSGGGGARLEEFAPTPAWFKAELRVDYHYCNLNIQGNRLSFKAFDQNDQLFDYFDLAKE; this is encoded by the coding sequence ATGACACACACCTGGCCGCGGCGATTGCTCGGCATGGCAATTTGCGGATTGATCCTCGGCGGGGCAGTCATGCTCCAGCGACTTCAATCCGAGACGATCGCCAATTCCGGGGCACCGATCGCCCATTGGACGTTCAACAGTGCCCAGCTCACCAACCAGCAGTTTGCCCCGAAGGTGGGCCGACTTCCTATGGCGGCCAGCAGTCGCCCCACGCTCACTCCGGAACCGCATGCCGCGATGCTGTTTCAATCACCGAATGATCGCCTCACCGTAATCGACAAGCTGGACATCTCCGCCGATTGGCTTCCGAAGCAGAATATCACGCTTTCCGCCGTTGTGCGAGTCGATCGCCTGCAAGAATGGGGCGGGATCATCGGCTGCCTGCAAGACAATGGCGACGCCGAGAAAGGCGTGCTGCTGGGGATCAAGGATCAAGCATTCACTTTTGCGTTGGCCAGCAAAGGGGCGGATGACGGCGACGGCAAAATGACGTATCTCACGAGCAAGACACCGGTTCCGCTCGGGAAGTGGGTGCATCTGGTCGGCACTTACGACGGCAAGCAGATGGCACTGTATGTCAACGGTGCCTTGGATGCTTCGAGTGTCGAGCAAAATGGCCCGATTCTCTGGGATGCCGCTCCGTGGGTCATTGGACGCTATCAAGATCGTGACGAAGATTATCCGTTCACAGGAGCGATTCACGAAGCCGCGGTATACGATTCGACGTTGCCCGCCACCGCGATTGCCGATCAAGCCAAGGCGTTCGCCTCATGGTTTGGGCTGCCCGCCGCGGTGCCGACGAAGACTGTTGGTGCGTTTCTGATTCCGCCGTATCTGCAATATCCGACACAAGATCGGATCACCGTCATGTGGGAAACGCCGACCCCGACGACCGGTAAGGTGAAATTCGGATTGTCGGCCAATAATATGGATCGCGAGGTCGCCTCCGCCGAACCGAAGACGATCCACGAAGTGACGCTGACCGGGTTGAAGCCATCCACGCGGTACATTTATCAGGTGAGTGGGAATTCCGACGGTGGCGCGTTTGAATCCGAGATTCTGACTTTCTCCACCGCCGTGAAGCCCGATGAAGCGTTCTCGTTCGGTGTGATCGGGGATACGCAACGCAATCCGGTGATTACCGAAAAGATCACCAAACTCATGTTTCGCCGTCGGCCCAACTTTGTCATTCACTGCGGCGACGTGGTCGATGATGGGCCGAGCAAGAAACAGTGGGTGTATGATCTGTTCCAACCGGGAAATACGCTGTTTTCCCGCGTCGCGGTCTTCCCGACGATTGGGAACCACGAAAAGAATCACCCATTCTATTACCAGTATTTTAGCCTGCCGAATCCCGAATATTTCTACACGTTCCAATATGGGAATGCGGAATTTTTCGTGATCGACAGCAATAAATCGCTGGCTCCGACTGCGGAACAGTACCGATTGCTGGAGCAAGCGCTTGCGAAATCGCGGGCAACTTGGAAGTTTGCCTACCATCACCACCCGCTCTATTCGTCGGATTCCGATGATTATGGGAATTCGTTCCGTGGGCCGAATGAGTGGGGCGCCAAGAACCCGCGATTCTTGGAGCCACTGTACGAGAAATACAACATGGATATCGTGTTCAATGGTCACATTCACGTTTATGAGCGATCGTATCCGATTCGGGGCGGTCGAGTGGATCGTCAGAAGGGGATCATTCACGTGACCAGCGGCGGTGGCGGTGCCCGACTTGAAGAATTCGCGCCGACACCGGCATGGTTCAAGGCCGAATTGCGCGTGGACTACCATTATTGCAATTTGAATATCCAGGGCAATCGCTTGTCATTCAAAGCATTCGATCAAAACGATCAGCTTTTCGATTATTTCGATTTGGCCAAGGAATAA
- a CDS encoding type B 50S ribosomal protein L31, with protein MKKNIHPNYRPVVFTDAAANFSFLTRSTVKTNETIVWTDGQTYPLYRLEISSASHPFFTGKMKFVDKTGQIEKFNRKFKNFRDAQAAKSEKKS; from the coding sequence GTGAAGAAGAATATCCATCCCAACTATCGCCCGGTTGTCTTTACCGACGCGGCGGCGAATTTCTCGTTCTTGACCCGCTCGACGGTCAAGACCAACGAAACGATCGTCTGGACCGACGGCCAGACCTACCCGCTGTATCGCTTGGAAATTTCCAGCGCATCGCACCCGTTCTTTACCGGCAAGATGAAGTTTGTCGACAAGACCGGCCAAATCGAAAAGTTCAACCGGAAGTTCAAGAATTTCCGCGATGCCCAAGCCGCCAAGAGCGAAAAGAAGAGCTAA
- a CDS encoding sulfurtransferase: MLALVMSTLLLSEPANYAKPRLLIEAKEIAEVSPILLDVRPEAEYAKGHIPGAIPVNAKAWGDRFYEKADVAEWTDLLGGVGISGERPIVVYGENLTDVARIWWIIRYWGISDVRILNGGWSAWKISGGEISTTPATKPARVVPKLTAQADRFAQKDDLMKSLMGDPAKGLQIVDARSMKEHCGETNTAKRNGAMPGAKSLEWVEVLDPKTKRFKPADELQLLLKERGIDLNRPSVTHCQGGGRAAVVAFTLELMGGKQVSNYYRSWSEWGNEPDTLIVKPMPPKK, translated from the coding sequence ATGCTTGCACTCGTGATGTCCACCTTATTGCTGAGCGAACCGGCCAATTACGCCAAACCGCGGCTGTTGATTGAAGCGAAGGAAATCGCCGAAGTATCGCCGATTCTGTTGGATGTTCGACCGGAAGCGGAGTACGCCAAAGGGCACATTCCGGGCGCGATTCCAGTGAACGCAAAGGCATGGGGCGACCGGTTTTACGAGAAAGCCGACGTGGCGGAATGGACGGATTTACTCGGCGGCGTGGGCATTTCCGGCGAGCGGCCCATTGTCGTTTACGGCGAAAATCTCACCGATGTCGCGCGGATTTGGTGGATCATTCGCTACTGGGGAATTTCCGATGTGCGAATTCTCAACGGTGGTTGGTCGGCCTGGAAGATTTCGGGCGGCGAAATTTCGACGACACCCGCCACCAAGCCCGCGCGAGTCGTACCGAAGCTCACCGCGCAAGCCGATCGCTTTGCCCAGAAAGACGACCTGATGAAGTCGCTGATGGGCGATCCTGCGAAGGGGCTGCAAATTGTCGATGCCCGATCGATGAAGGAACATTGCGGCGAAACCAATACCGCTAAGCGGAACGGGGCAATGCCCGGTGCGAAGTCGCTGGAGTGGGTGGAGGTGCTCGATCCGAAAACCAAGCGATTTAAGCCTGCGGATGAGCTGCAACTGCTGCTGAAGGAACGCGGCATTGATCTGAATCGTCCCTCGGTTACGCACTGTCAAGGGGGCGGTCGGGCGGCGGTGGTCGCCTTCACGCTCGAACTGATGGGCGGGAAACAGGTCTCGAATTATTACCGCAGTTGGTCCGAATGGGGAAATGAGCCGGATACGCTGATTGTGAAGCCGATGCCGCCCAAAAAATAA
- a CDS encoding VWA domain-containing protein produces MSFLPTLLNPSLIWLLPLATIPVLLHLLTLQRLRTVELSTYRFLFDSYVQQRRRMQFLQALLAMLRTLFLLGLVLAVSRPVLQSWGGLFQSGSGREVILLVDCSASMNAQALGQSALDRAKEAAKLVVGRLHADDRVTLIRVAGKPEEIFSRYQTDLNSIEESIQNLTASPARANLYAALMSLFGPDSKPPQSPLIYFFTDSQASSWKELRKQQDLPQLIPTGTPFIVVQVGSSATGVNIAVTGQPPPRQRAIIGLPIALQARVVNYSSTETEATLRLFINDKEIPSQRATFKLQAGEEKLHRFAPYEPSEPGILRGRFEISLTGKGTDAFPEDDRFLFTLAVQPKVRVLIVNGNPGADRFDSETLYLRAALTAERTPQPDDAADGASKPNNTRELAKSLELIEVPEGGLLPDLLREAGVVILANCGNLNPEQMGRLRDFVADGGGLLLFPGDRVNPEVMNRNFFVVPNASEMLSEAKLGQPIGDPANSATFVKLARIATDHPIFSVFEPDQDADVTYFDRVYFKRRFPLTLEDPKKTSVLLETTDRLPAMVQSRYGEGLVILSAFPLNAKWSNLPLNGAEFVPMMLRMMTYAQARPEAEGPLVVGPDGLAEFSISGKWAPLSGRVIDAADRPVPLLFERAGTRQTAVFDQTTERGYYTAEIRSERDASKSADLVFAVNLTPDESDLRPILEPEAQDLLPGIALRYVDATAEAQQEKGALGNEQEIWRPLIWLMFVVIGVEFVLSTLRGSKAPGDDSASVTDRIRDYNPTRWVGRMTGGGGPATAT; encoded by the coding sequence ATGAGTTTCTTACCGACGTTGCTGAATCCGTCGCTGATCTGGTTGTTGCCATTGGCGACGATCCCGGTCTTGCTGCATCTGCTCACCTTGCAACGACTTCGCACGGTGGAACTGAGCACCTACCGGTTTCTCTTCGATAGTTATGTGCAACAACGCCGGCGCATGCAGTTTCTGCAAGCGCTGCTGGCGATGCTTCGCACCCTATTCCTGCTGGGGCTGGTGCTGGCGGTCAGTCGACCCGTGCTGCAAAGTTGGGGCGGACTGTTTCAATCGGGCAGCGGCCGCGAGGTGATTCTGCTCGTGGATTGTTCCGCGAGTATGAATGCCCAAGCATTGGGGCAATCGGCGTTGGACCGGGCGAAGGAAGCGGCCAAGCTCGTGGTGGGGCGGCTGCACGCGGATGATCGCGTGACGCTCATTCGCGTGGCCGGTAAGCCCGAAGAAATTTTTAGCCGGTATCAGACCGATCTCAATTCGATCGAAGAAAGCATTCAGAATCTCACCGCAAGTCCTGCACGGGCCAATCTTTATGCCGCGCTCATGAGTCTGTTTGGGCCGGATTCGAAGCCGCCGCAATCGCCGTTGATTTACTTCTTCACGGATAGCCAAGCCAGCAGTTGGAAGGAATTGCGGAAGCAACAAGATTTGCCGCAGTTGATTCCCACTGGCACGCCGTTCATTGTCGTGCAAGTCGGCAGCAGCGCCACGGGGGTGAACATCGCCGTCACGGGGCAGCCGCCACCGCGTCAACGGGCGATCATCGGTTTGCCGATTGCACTCCAAGCGCGGGTGGTCAACTACTCCAGCACCGAGACCGAAGCGACGCTGCGATTGTTCATCAACGACAAAGAAATTCCCTCGCAACGTGCCACATTCAAATTGCAAGCTGGCGAAGAAAAACTGCATCGGTTTGCCCCGTATGAGCCGAGCGAACCGGGAATTCTGCGCGGCCGGTTTGAGATTTCGCTGACCGGAAAAGGCACAGACGCCTTTCCCGAAGATGATCGGTTTCTGTTCACGCTCGCGGTGCAGCCGAAAGTGCGTGTGTTGATCGTCAACGGCAATCCCGGGGCGGATCGATTCGATAGCGAAACGCTGTATCTGCGGGCCGCACTCACAGCGGAACGCACGCCGCAACCGGATGATGCCGCCGATGGCGCGAGCAAGCCGAACAATACCCGCGAACTCGCCAAGTCGCTGGAACTCATCGAAGTTCCGGAAGGGGGCTTGCTGCCGGATCTCCTTCGCGAGGCAGGGGTTGTGATTCTGGCGAACTGCGGGAATTTGAATCCGGAGCAGATGGGGCGATTGCGAGATTTCGTCGCCGATGGCGGCGGGCTGCTGCTGTTTCCCGGCGACCGGGTGAATCCGGAAGTGATGAATCGTAACTTTTTTGTAGTGCCAAACGCCTCCGAAATGCTCAGCGAGGCGAAGCTGGGCCAACCCATTGGCGATCCGGCAAATTCGGCCACCTTCGTGAAGTTGGCTCGCATCGCTACCGATCATCCGATCTTCTCCGTGTTCGAGCCAGATCAAGATGCCGATGTCACCTACTTCGATCGTGTCTATTTCAAACGACGATTTCCGTTGACGCTGGAAGACCCGAAGAAAACCTCCGTCTTGCTGGAAACCACGGATCGCCTGCCCGCGATGGTGCAATCGCGTTACGGCGAGGGGTTGGTGATTCTGTCGGCGTTCCCGCTGAATGCGAAGTGGAGCAATCTGCCGCTCAACGGAGCAGAATTCGTGCCAATGATGCTGCGGATGATGACGTATGCTCAGGCGCGGCCGGAAGCCGAAGGGCCGCTGGTGGTTGGGCCGGATGGGTTGGCGGAATTCTCGATTTCCGGCAAGTGGGCACCGCTTTCGGGACGGGTGATCGATGCCGCCGATCGACCGGTGCCGTTGCTGTTTGAGCGAGCAGGGACTCGGCAAACGGCGGTCTTCGATCAGACGACCGAACGGGGGTACTACACCGCAGAGATTCGCAGCGAACGCGATGCGTCCAAATCGGCGGATCTGGTGTTTGCCGTCAACCTGACGCCGGATGAATCCGATCTGCGGCCGATACTGGAGCCGGAAGCGCAAGACCTGCTTCCCGGTATTGCCCTGCGTTATGTGGATGCCACCGCGGAGGCCCAGCAGGAAAAGGGCGCGCTGGGCAACGAACAGGAAATCTGGCGACCGCTGATTTGGCTGATGTTCGTGGTCATTGGCGTGGAATTTGTGCTCTCGACGCTGCGGGGATCGAAAGCGCCGGGAGATGATTCCGCGAGTGTGACCGATCGCATCCGCGACTACAACCCCACCCGCTGGGTCGGACGAATGACCGGCGGCGGTGGCCCTGCCACGGCTACCTAA